In the Alistipes provencensis genome, GAAGGTATCCGCTGCGGTTACTGTGCTTTCTGGGTCAAGGTGTAGGTTTCCGAGTAGGTCCCGGCATTGAAAACGACGCTGCCGGTGCGCGGAGAGCCCGTGTCGTTGGCTCCGAAGCTGAGGTGGACGGCGAAAATACCCTTTTCGCCTCCCGAGAGAGGTTCGATCGTGACCCAGTCGTCACCCGACGCCTCCCATGCGCAGGTGGTGAAGATCGTCACGGATTGCGTGCCGGCGCCGGCTTCCACGGTCGCCGACGTGCTGTACATATAGAGGCTGTCGGGTGCGGCCGGATCGTCGTCCTTGCAACTGCCCGCCAGACATGCGCATAACAGGAACGCAATGAATAGTAGCTGTTTTTTCATCTTCAGTTTTTAAAGTTAAAAGGTTGTTTTCGGACCGGTTCCATTAATAAGACAACTGACCGGCGGTTATTGCCAGTCAGTTCGTACAATTTTTTTTATTTTTCCGGTGATCTGTTAAAAAGCAGTGAAAAAAGATGAAAAGATTTTTGATTTATTCGCTTTAAATCTATATTTGCACCAGCCGACCATGGACAGTGACGAACATATCATCCTGAAAAAATTGAGGGACGGGGACTCTGAAGCATTGGATATCCTCTACCTGCGCTATGCCTCCAAAGTCCGCGATTTCGCTTTCCGGCTTCTCAAGGACAGTACTGATGCCGAGGATGTTACACATGATATTTTCCTCAAGATCTGGGAGCAGCGCCGGGATATGGGGAAGATACTTTCGTTCCGGGGCTATCTGTTCCGCATGACGCGCAATGCCATTTTCAATGCCTTCAAGTACCGGCAGGTCCGGTACAAGTACCAGACGCAGGTCGGGACCGGGGAGAATCCGCTTGTTCCCGAAACCGAAAATCGGGTGTCGACGGACGATCTGCTGGAGATGATCGACGTGGCCGTCCGCAACATGCCCGAGCAGCGGCGCCGGGTTTTCTGCATGAGCCGTTATGAGAACATGTCCTACAACGACATTGCCGAGGCGCTCAATATCAGTCCCAAGACCGTGCAATACCATATTTCCGGGGCGCTGGCCGAATTGCGCAAGCTCCTTTCGGCGATGGTCTTCTTCGTGTAGCCGATCCGGGCGTAAATAAAAAGGGCGGGGTTGATCCCCGCCCTTTTTTCGATTTTGCACTGATTACCGGTTCAGCACCGGCTTGATGTCCTTGATGCGGAGCTGGGTGGTCACCATGCCCCGGTAGTGGTTCTCGACGATCTGGTAGCAGACGTCGACCGGACGTCCTGAGCGCACCCATTCGTAATGCGTGGGTTGCTGGAAGGCGATGGCCTGAATCTTCGTATTGGGCTTCTGGCGCTGCATCAGGTCCATGCGCAGGTGTTCGCACTCCACGCCGACGAGCTTGGCGTCGCCGTGGTTGCTCACGCCGCATGTGGCGAAGACCGGAGCCGTGTTGCCCGGTCCGAACGGCTGGAAACGGTTCAGGTCCTTGCGGAACGTCGGCGTGATGTCCGAGAACAGCAGTTCGCTGTCGATGTCCACCTGCGGCACGAGCATCTGCGGGTCGATGTTCTCCTCGACATAGGCGTTGAACCGCCGGGTGAACTCCTCGACATTTTCCGGACGCATCGTCAGACCCGCGGCGTACATGTGTCCGCCGAAGTTTTCCAGCAGGTCCGAACACGATTCGACGGCCTGATACAGGTCGAATCCCGGTACCGAACGCGCCGAGCCGGTCACAAATCCGTTGCTCATCGTCAGCACCACCGTCGGGCGGTAGTAGGTCTCGATCAGGCGCGAGGCCACGATCCCCACGATGCCCTTCATCCAGCGCGGGTTGTAGATCACCGTGCTCTTCAGGGCCTTCATCGCGGGGTTGCGCTCGATGAAATCGTGCGCCTCCTGCGTGACGGAGCGGTCGATCGACTTGCGGTCCTGATTGTAGGCGTCGATCACGCTGCCGAACTCCTCGGCGATCGACTCGTTACCCTCGATCAGCAGTTCGACGGCGGCATGGCCGCCCGAAGGCGACGCGTTCTCGTCGTTCTCGTCCATCCGCATCCGGCCGGCGGCGTTGATGCGCGGCCCGATTTTGAAGACGATGTCGTCGATGGTGATGTTGTGCTTGTCCAGCCCGCAGATCTTGATGATCGACAGCAGGCCCTTCGATGGTTCGCGGTTGAGGTATTTCAGCCCGAAATAGGCCAGAATACGGTTCTCGCCCACCAGCGGCACGATGTCCGAAGCGATCGACACGACCAGCAGGTCCAGCAGCGGCACGATCTGCTCGAAGGGAATGCGGTTTTTCTGTGCATAGGCCTGCACGAGCTTGAATCCCACGCCGCAACCCGACAGTTCGTCGAACGGGTAGGAACAATCGACCCGCTTGGGGTCCAGAACGGCTACGGCCTTGGGAATCTCCTCGGCCGGGAGGTGGTGGTCGCAGATAATGAAATCCACGCCTTTCGTTTTCGCATAGACAACCTTTTCCGTGGCTTTGATGCCGCAGTCGAGGGCAATGATAAGCCCCACGCCCTTACGGGCTGCGAGGTCGATACCTTTGATCGAAATACCGTAACCTTCGGTATAACGGTCGGGGATGTAGAACATCAGGTTCTTGTGCCCGATCTGGCGCAGGAATTTGTAAACCAACGCGACGGCCGTGCAGCCGTCCACATCGTAGTCGCCGTAAACCATGATCTTCTCATTGTTCGCGACGGCCCGTTCGACCCGTTCGACCGCCTTCTCCATGTCCTTCATCAGGAACGGATCGTGCAGGTCGGCGAGGTTCGGTTTAAAGAACTTCTCCGCCTTCTCTACAGTGTCTATGCCTCTTTGTACGAGCAGATTGGCCAGCACGGGCGAGATCCGCAGAGCGGCAGCCAACATGGCCGCCGTCGCGGGGTCGCCTTGTGGCTTCACTACCCAGCGTTTTTCTATAGGCATACGAATTGTTATTTATATATTTTAACATTACTTTCTAATTACCGTTATTGCGTCTTCATATCGTTTCGGCGCTGTCCGCCGCTGTTTTCGCGGCCTGTGGCCGCGTTTACAACCCGGCTAAGAGCCGGGATTCGGAGGCGGTGTAAAATAACAACGCGCTGACCCGGTTCTGCGCTCCCATTTCTAAAAGCCGTTTTTTAAACGGCTCTCGGGGAGGGAGATGGCGTACTCTTTTTACGGCTGCGCGGTTTAAAGGGCTGTTGCGATTTCGCATTGTAGCACCTTGCCCAATATCTCGATAACCGCCCGCTTTACCTCCTGTATCGGCGGCTGCAATCCCGTTTCCGACGCAATCGAGGTGACGCCCCGGTCGGTAAATCCGCAGGGGTTGATGCGCGTGAACCACCCGAGGTCGGTCGAGACGTTCAGCGCGAACCCGTGCATGGTAATAAAACGCGACGAGCGTACGCCTATTGCGCAGATCTTGCGAGGACGCCTGCCTCCGGGGTCGATCCAGACACCCGAAGCCCCGGCGACGCGTCCCGCCGTGATGCCGTAGCGGGCCACCGTGCGGATCACCGCCTCCTCCAGCGCTTCGATGTACTCCCTCAGCCCGATGCCGATGCGCTCCAGATCGAGGATCGGATAGCAGACCAACTGCCCGGGCCCGTGGAAGGTGATGTCGCCGCCGCGGTCGATGTGAAAGAACTGTGCGCCCATCCCTTCGAGCGCCTCGCGGGTCACGAGCAGGTTTTCCGTATGCCCGCTTTTGCCCAGCGTGTAGACCGGAGGATGCTCCACCAGCAGGATCGTGCCCGCATCGTCCGGATCGCTTCCGGCGCCCGGGACGGGATGTGAACCTGCTCTTTTCCGGGCGATCAGCGCGTCGAACAGCGACTGCTGCAAATCCCAGCAGTCCTTGTAGTCCATCGCTCCGAGGTCCCGGCAGGAGACTTTCATCGTTACAAACTTTTTACACTTTGCAGGGCCTCCTCAGCCATGTACGACGAGCGGACCAGCGGTGCGCTCGCACAGTAGCTGAAGCCCATTTCCAGCGCTCTGAGCCTGTACCATTCGAATTTTTCGGGAGTGATATACGCCGCAACGGGGTAGTGCTCCAGAGTAGGCCGAAGGTACTGACCGAGTGTCACAATCCGCACGCCCGCTTCGCGCAGGTCGTGCAGGGTTTGCAAAACTTCATCATCGCTCTCGCCAAGTCCGACCATCAGTCCGCTCTTCGTTACGACGCCCTGATCGCTCAGGTAACGCAGGGTCTCCAGACTCGTGTGGTACTTGGCTCTGGAGCGCACCACGGGGGTCAGTCGCTCGACGGTTTCGATGTTGTGCCCGATGATACCGGGCTTCGACGCAATGACCACGTCCAAGAGGTCGGGCCGTGCGTCCAAATCGGGAATAAGGAGCTCAATTACGGCGTCGCTGTTCTGTGACCGGATGGCCTCCACGGTTGCGGCCCAGTGCCGGGCCCCGCCGTCGGGGAGGTCGTCGCGGGTCACGGAAGTGACGACGACATACCTCAGTTTCATCAGGGCGACGCTTTCGGCCACCTTCCGGGGCTCTTCGGCGTCGGGGGCAAGGGGATGTCCGGTCTTGGTTGCGCAGAAACGGCAACCCCGGGTACAGATGTCTCCCAGAATCATGAAGGTTGCGGTTCTCCGGCTCCAGCACTCGGCCTGATTGGGACACATGCCGCTGCTGCAAATCGTGTGCAGGTTATGCTTTTCGACGATGTGCCGCACTTCGGACCATTCGGGGGTGCGGTGGAGACGGATCTTCAGCCATCCGGGTTTTTTCAGTACATCTACCTTGTCATAAAACTTCGGCATTTAAGTTCATTATTTTCCAATTGATGCAAAAATAATAAAAAATAATTGAAAAACCCCGTGAAACGCCCAATTATTGTTCCGATGCGCGGCCGGATATGCCCGAGGGGATGCGGATTTTTTTGGAGGGAGCCGAAATTTGCCGTATATTTGTCCCCGCAACGGTTCTCTCCGGCGCAGTCCGGGCCGTTCGCATTTTTACGACTATGTGATTCTACCTCTGCATCATTCGCACATTTGAAAATCGGCAGTCTGTCGAAGACCGCATCGACGGGGATTTTATGCCCTGTTGCGTTCTTTGATTCACTTCGGCAGGCTCCGGTGTTTGTCTAATTTCAAAATGTGCTTTTATGAAAACAATGCAAACCAGCAAGGCGAACTACCGCCTTGCAGCCCGCCTGCGCGGAAACGAATTCTGGTTAGCTTCGGATCTCCGCAAAGCGATCGAGGACGAACATCTGCAGGCAGTCCGCCGGACGGAGGGACTGCGTTGCCGAGCCGACCTGCGCGCTTTCGCCGAGAGCGTGGAGTGGGAGCGCTTCGGCGATTTCTTCCTCCGCATCGGGTCGCGGCCGTCGGCTGTGCGGGCCTATCGGGAGGCGGCGCTCGCCTGTCTCGACGGCGACTATTACGACCACGGGACCGAGATGCTCCCCTGCCGCTTCCTGCGGCTCCGCTATCTGCGGATGGCCGAGACGGCGGCGGCCTGCTGCGGCAGCGATGCGCGGCTGCGCCCGCTGCTTGCAGACGACTCCCTGTTCCGGGAAGAATACCTCCGCTTCGCGCCCGTCTAAGAGACGGGTTTTAAGGTGCGGGCGTGCTGTCCCGTCGCTAATCACCCGGTTCTGCGCCCGCCCGTCTAAGAGACGGGTTTTAGGGTGCGGGCGTGCTGTCCCGTCGCTAATCACCCGGTTCTGCGCCATGCACAGCAAAGAGCTGGGTTTTGGGGCGTGGGGGCAATGTTCTGCTGCTATCCGTCCACTTCTGCCCCCCCCCTCAATTAGAAAAGAGGTCGGACACCTGCCGGTATCGGACCTCTCTGGTTAGGTTAGTTAGGTTAATGAGAGTGGGAGAATCCCACGTTTGTTACACAAAGGTAAAACGAAATTTACGAAAAACCAAATGTTTTGTAACATTTTCCTAAAACCTGACGCTATTTTGTTAATAGATTATAATTAAAATTTTTAAAATACCCCCGAATTTATAAGTTTTTGATTAAAGCGCTTCGCGCATCTCCACGGCCTCCGGAGCGTCCTGCAACGCGGGCTGTTCGGCCGTCAGCGACGAAATGTGGCGGTGACGGTAGGTGGCGGGCGTCATCTGGTACTCCTTCTTGAAGAGCTTGATGAAATGCGACGTGTTGGGGAAGGTGCACTCGTTGCCGATTTCCGAGATGGATTTCGACGTGGAGATGAGCAGCAGGCGCGAGTGCATGAGCCGCTGGCGGATGTACCATTTGTGGGGCGGCATCTGGAAATGGCGGCGGAATTCCTTCTTGAACGAGGTCAGCGAACGGTTGGTGAGCTTCGAAAGCTCCTCGATCGATATGTCCTTGAAGATGTGGTCGTAAACGATCTGTTCGAAGTTCTCCTTCGCAGAGTCGACGTTGCTGAGCAGCTTGCTCTTGATGCAGCAATCCTCGTGCGAGGCGAGCAGGTAGATCAACTCGGTCATCTTGATGTTCTCGGCCGTCTCGTCGTGACGGAAGTCCTCATCGCGCAGATAGTTGTTGGTGTTGATGAAAAAGTTGCGCAGCGAGTTCCAGGCAGGCGCGGCCACATGCGACCGGTTACGGCAGTTTTCGCACGAATGTTCGTTCGAAATGTTCAGGCCGTAGGTGATGTTCAGGTGCATGAGGATACGTTGCAGGTCGTCCGGCGTGTAATAAAAGAGCACCTGCTCGAAAGGCTGCCCGCCTTCGGGGAAGTTTTCGATGTAGTGGTGCCCGATGCCCAAGTAAAATACGTCGCCGCGCGAAAGTGTCTGACGCTTATCGCCGTCGTAGATGTACTTCGTGCCGCGGAGGATGTACCCGATGGCATAACGTGAAAGAGCCTGCGATTGGATTCCGTTGTGAAGCGCCTCTACATACTTCACGATCATCGGCTGCTGCACCGATGAAGTCAATGAATTCTTCATAGTAATTGTAATTTAAG is a window encoding:
- the lipB gene encoding lipoyl(octanoyl) transferase LipB, with amino-acid sequence MKVSCRDLGAMDYKDCWDLQQSLFDALIARKRAGSHPVPGAGSDPDDAGTILLVEHPPVYTLGKSGHTENLLVTREALEGMGAQFFHIDRGGDITFHGPGQLVCYPILDLERIGIGLREYIEALEEAVIRTVARYGITAGRVAGASGVWIDPGGRRPRKICAIGVRSSRFITMHGFALNVSTDLGWFTRINPCGFTDRGVTSIASETGLQPPIQEVKRAVIEILGKVLQCEIATAL
- a CDS encoding BACON domain-containing protein; this translates as MKKQLLFIAFLLCACLAGSCKDDDPAAPDSLYMYSTSATVEAGAGTQSVTIFTTCAWEASGDDWVTIEPLSGGEKGIFAVHLSFGANDTGSPRTGSVVFNAGTYSETYTLTQKAQ
- the recJ gene encoding single-stranded-DNA-specific exonuclease RecJ, with translation MPIEKRWVVKPQGDPATAAMLAAALRISPVLANLLVQRGIDTVEKAEKFFKPNLADLHDPFLMKDMEKAVERVERAVANNEKIMVYGDYDVDGCTAVALVYKFLRQIGHKNLMFYIPDRYTEGYGISIKGIDLAARKGVGLIIALDCGIKATEKVVYAKTKGVDFIICDHHLPAEEIPKAVAVLDPKRVDCSYPFDELSGCGVGFKLVQAYAQKNRIPFEQIVPLLDLLVVSIASDIVPLVGENRILAYFGLKYLNREPSKGLLSIIKICGLDKHNITIDDIVFKIGPRINAAGRMRMDENDENASPSGGHAAVELLIEGNESIAEEFGSVIDAYNQDRKSIDRSVTQEAHDFIERNPAMKALKSTVIYNPRWMKGIVGIVASRLIETYYRPTVVLTMSNGFVTGSARSVPGFDLYQAVESCSDLLENFGGHMYAAGLTMRPENVEEFTRRFNAYVEENIDPQMLVPQVDIDSELLFSDITPTFRKDLNRFQPFGPGNTAPVFATCGVSNHGDAKLVGVECEHLRMDLMQRQKPNTKIQAIAFQQPTHYEWVRSGRPVDVCYQIVENHYRGMVTTQLRIKDIKPVLNR
- a CDS encoding AraC family transcriptional regulator; its protein translation is MKNSLTSSVQQPMIVKYVEALHNGIQSQALSRYAIGYILRGTKYIYDGDKRQTLSRGDVFYLGIGHHYIENFPEGGQPFEQVLFYYTPDDLQRILMHLNITYGLNISNEHSCENCRNRSHVAAPAWNSLRNFFINTNNYLRDEDFRHDETAENIKMTELIYLLASHEDCCIKSKLLSNVDSAKENFEQIVYDHIFKDISIEELSKLTNRSLTSFKKEFRRHFQMPPHKWYIRQRLMHSRLLLISTSKSISEIGNECTFPNTSHFIKLFKKEYQMTPATYRHRHISSLTAEQPALQDAPEAVEMREAL
- a CDS encoding RNA polymerase sigma-70 factor, producing MDSDEHIILKKLRDGDSEALDILYLRYASKVRDFAFRLLKDSTDAEDVTHDIFLKIWEQRRDMGKILSFRGYLFRMTRNAIFNAFKYRQVRYKYQTQVGTGENPLVPETENRVSTDDLLEMIDVAVRNMPEQRRRVFCMSRYENMSYNDIAEALNISPKTVQYHISGALAELRKLLSAMVFFV
- the lipA gene encoding lipoyl synthase — its product is MPKFYDKVDVLKKPGWLKIRLHRTPEWSEVRHIVEKHNLHTICSSGMCPNQAECWSRRTATFMILGDICTRGCRFCATKTGHPLAPDAEEPRKVAESVALMKLRYVVVTSVTRDDLPDGGARHWAATVEAIRSQNSDAVIELLIPDLDARPDLLDVVIASKPGIIGHNIETVERLTPVVRSRAKYHTSLETLRYLSDQGVVTKSGLMVGLGESDDEVLQTLHDLREAGVRIVTLGQYLRPTLEHYPVAAYITPEKFEWYRLRALEMGFSYCASAPLVRSSYMAEEALQSVKSL